In uncultured Flavobacterium sp., a genomic segment contains:
- a CDS encoding sterol desaturase family protein: protein MIFQFWLQKLSQYNLLNLFVFFLIENFILIVLSVILGKIIEYDNTRLKKTDQKWIISTLICNTFITFLGFELYRFGIIKIDFSPSISSILIDTLLLVVVMDFFMFYFHFLAHYLKWFSPIHKLHHTHVETSVYSLYVLHPIETLGFGIIWLFSITVLDFNYLSIIIYLILNLLYGIFGHLKKDIFPDFWYKNYATKWISTTKFHSDHHKNQSHNYGFYFTIWDKIFKTIF from the coding sequence ATGATATTCCAGTTCTGGTTACAAAAATTATCGCAATACAATTTACTCAACTTGTTTGTTTTCTTTTTGATTGAAAATTTTATCCTGATAGTACTTTCAGTCATTCTTGGCAAAATAATCGAATATGATAATACCAGATTGAAGAAAACTGACCAAAAATGGATTATCTCAACCTTAATCTGCAATACATTTATAACGTTCTTGGGTTTTGAATTGTATCGTTTTGGTATTATTAAAATAGATTTTTCGCCGTCAATTTCATCAATATTAATAGACACTTTACTATTGGTTGTAGTAATGGATTTTTTTATGTTTTATTTCCATTTTCTGGCTCATTATTTAAAATGGTTTTCTCCCATTCACAAACTTCATCACACACATGTCGAAACGAGTGTATATAGTTTGTATGTACTTCATCCTATAGAAACTTTAGGATTCGGAATTATCTGGTTGTTTTCGATTACAGTTTTAGATTTCAATTATCTTAGCATCATTATTTATCTAATTTTAAATCTCTTATATGGAATATTTGGTCATTTGAAAAAAGACATCTTTCCTGATTTCTGGTATAAAAACTATGCTACAAAATGGATTTCAACAACCAAATTTCATTCTGATCATCATAAAAATCAATCTCATAATTATGGTTTCTATTTTACCATTTGGGACAAAATATTCAAGACTATTTTTTAA
- the purB gene encoding adenylosuccinate lyase, with translation MTTLNELNAISPIDGRYRSKTLSLAPFFSEEALIKYRVLVEIEYFIALCEVPLPQLADVNSSLFDSLRDIYKNFSTEDALWIKETEKVTNHDVKAVEYFIKDAFEKLGLSQYKEFIHFGLTSQDINNTAIPLSTKEAFEQVYMPSLITLISKLKELSVEWAAIPMLARTHGQPASPTRLGKEILVFVERLEEQMRLLFNIPFAAKFGGATGNYNAHHVAYPQIDWKQFGSKFVETNLGLHHSFPTTQIEHYDHFAAFFDALKRINNIIIDLDRDIWTYVSMDYFKQKIKAGEIGSSAMPHKVNPIDFENSEGNLGMANAIFEHLSAKLPISRLQRDLTDSTVLRNIGVPMGHTIIAFESALKGLNKLLLNEAKFAEDLEKNWAVVAEAIQTILRREAYPNPYEALKGLTRTNEAIDKKAIHNFIATLEVSDAVRAELMAITPANYTGI, from the coding sequence ATGACTACTTTAAACGAATTGAATGCCATATCGCCAATTGACGGAAGATATAGAAGCAAAACCCTTTCATTAGCACCTTTTTTCTCTGAAGAAGCTTTAATCAAATACCGTGTATTAGTTGAGATTGAATACTTTATTGCCTTGTGCGAAGTGCCATTACCACAACTAGCTGACGTAAATTCAAGTTTATTTGACAGTTTAAGAGACATCTATAAAAATTTCTCTACTGAAGATGCACTTTGGATTAAAGAAACAGAGAAAGTAACCAACCATGACGTAAAAGCGGTTGAATATTTTATCAAAGATGCTTTTGAAAAACTAGGTTTATCTCAATACAAAGAGTTCATTCACTTCGGATTAACTTCTCAGGATATTAACAATACTGCAATTCCGCTTTCTACAAAAGAAGCTTTTGAGCAGGTTTATATGCCATCTTTAATTACTTTAATTTCAAAATTAAAAGAATTAAGTGTAGAATGGGCAGCTATTCCAATGCTGGCTCGTACGCACGGACAACCGGCTTCTCCTACTCGTTTGGGTAAAGAAATTTTAGTTTTTGTAGAGCGTCTTGAAGAGCAAATGCGTTTGTTATTTAATATTCCGTTTGCTGCTAAATTTGGTGGTGCAACAGGAAACTACAACGCACATCATGTTGCTTATCCGCAAATCGACTGGAAACAGTTTGGTAGTAAATTTGTTGAAACTAATCTTGGTTTACACCACTCTTTTCCAACTACTCAAATTGAACATTACGATCATTTTGCTGCATTTTTTGATGCATTAAAAAGAATCAACAATATCATCATCGATTTAGATCGTGATATCTGGACGTATGTTTCAATGGATTATTTTAAACAAAAAATCAAAGCAGGAGAAATTGGATCATCGGCAATGCCACATAAAGTTAACCCAATTGATTTTGAAAACTCTGAAGGAAACTTAGGAATGGCAAATGCTATTTTCGAACATTTATCGGCTAAATTACCAATCTCAAGATTGCAACGTGATTTGACTGACAGTACTGTTTTACGTAACATTGGAGTTCCGATGGGACATACTATTATTGCTTTTGAATCTGCTTTGAAAGGTTTAAACAAATTGTTATTGAACGAAGCTAAATTTGCTGAAGATTTAGAAAAAAACTGGGCTGTTGTGGCCGAAGCTATTCAGACGATTTTACGTCGTGAGGCTTATCCAAATCCGTATGAAGCTTTGAAAGGTTTGACAAGAACTAATGAAGCAATTGACAAAAAAGCAATTCATAATTTTATTGCAACTTTAGAAGTTTCTGATGCTGTTAGAGCCGAATTAATGGCAATAACTCCTGCTAATTACACCGGAATTTAA
- a CDS encoding cation:proton antiporter, with protein MIALNAAAETTHHLQPLISDLGLILLTAGIAVLLFKLIKQPLVLGYLIAGFLAGNHFDFFPTITEMKSVEVWAEIGVIILLFSLGLEFSFKKLMKVGGTASITAITQIITMVILGYLVGRWMDWGQMDSIFLGVILSISSTTIILKTFDELGVKAQKFAGIVIGSLIVQDLLAILMMVLLSTIAVSQQFSGSELMMSVLKLIFFLTVWFIGGIFFIPTLLKKAKHLLTDEMLLILSLALCLTMVSFASNVGFSPALGAFIMGSIIAETTQAEHIEHLVKPVKDLFGAIFFVSVGMLIDPKMLYTHALPVAILTFVTIIGQSVSSTIGALLAGQPLKQSVQTGMSLSQIGEFSFIIATLGMTLNVTSSFLYPVVVAVSAITTFTTPFMVKYAEPFSHFLEQKLPKKWVKNINRYSVNAQAIKSVSIWQKVLNAYLIQIILHTIIITAIILLSAKFVAPLVEDTRFGNTLAALITMVIIAPFLWALSLRRFAVEEVNTLWEERKYRGALLMLILIRMSLGLFLIGFLLNIFFSPLIAFIALIIAIAVYQIFPKKLNEQYHKIESHFLKNLNDRENKKIDRRYANLMPWDGHMSFFDIGKESNLAGKTLAELRIRELMGINIAYIKRGDVTIPIPTKNERLFPGDEICVIGTDAQVTEFNKYLNQNEIEAPKAVEESDIVLRQLEISHEEFTKKSIGQFRGKTGGLVVGLERNGNRILNPESHLILEKNDIIWVVGDKKQMADTLRF; from the coding sequence ATGATTGCCTTAAACGCCGCTGCAGAAACTACACACCATTTACAACCTTTAATCAGTGATCTGGGATTAATCCTGTTGACTGCCGGAATTGCCGTTTTATTATTTAAATTAATTAAACAACCTTTAGTTTTAGGGTATTTAATTGCGGGATTTTTGGCCGGAAATCATTTTGATTTTTTCCCCACTATTACAGAGATGAAAAGTGTTGAAGTTTGGGCAGAAATTGGTGTGATCATTTTATTGTTTAGCCTGGGTCTCGAATTTAGTTTTAAAAAACTGATGAAAGTGGGCGGAACTGCCTCGATAACAGCAATTACTCAGATTATCACGATGGTCATATTGGGTTATCTGGTAGGACGATGGATGGATTGGGGACAAATGGACAGTATCTTTCTGGGCGTAATTTTATCGATTTCTTCTACCACAATCATTCTAAAAACTTTTGACGAACTTGGTGTAAAAGCACAAAAATTTGCCGGAATTGTAATCGGGTCATTAATCGTTCAGGACCTTCTGGCCATTTTAATGATGGTTTTACTTTCGACTATTGCGGTAAGTCAGCAATTTTCAGGCAGCGAATTAATGATGTCGGTTCTAAAACTAATATTCTTCCTCACAGTATGGTTTATTGGCGGAATCTTTTTTATTCCGACGCTTCTTAAAAAAGCCAAACATTTACTGACTGACGAAATGTTGCTTATTCTTTCTCTTGCCCTTTGTTTAACAATGGTAAGTTTTGCTTCAAATGTTGGTTTTTCTCCGGCTTTAGGAGCTTTTATCATGGGATCTATTATTGCCGAAACTACGCAGGCTGAACATATTGAACATTTAGTAAAACCCGTAAAAGATTTATTTGGCGCAATTTTTTTCGTATCGGTCGGGATGCTTATTGACCCCAAAATGTTATACACGCATGCATTGCCCGTAGCAATTTTAACTTTCGTGACAATTATTGGTCAATCTGTGAGTTCTACTATTGGCGCACTATTAGCGGGACAGCCCTTAAAACAATCTGTACAAACAGGAATGAGTTTGTCGCAAATTGGAGAGTTTTCGTTTATTATTGCAACACTGGGAATGACGCTAAATGTTACCAGTTCTTTTTTATATCCTGTTGTTGTAGCGGTCTCTGCAATAACCACTTTTACGACACCGTTTATGGTGAAATATGCTGAGCCATTTTCTCATTTTCTGGAACAAAAACTTCCTAAAAAATGGGTCAAAAACATCAACCGTTATAGCGTAAATGCACAAGCGATAAAATCTGTCAGTATTTGGCAAAAAGTCTTGAATGCCTATCTTATTCAGATCATATTACACACTATTATTATTACAGCCATCATTTTATTGTCGGCTAAATTTGTTGCTCCTTTGGTCGAAGATACAAGATTTGGAAACACATTGGCTGCTCTTATTACAATGGTTATTATTGCTCCTTTTTTATGGGCACTTTCGCTTAGACGATTTGCGGTCGAAGAGGTCAATACTTTGTGGGAAGAACGTAAATATCGTGGTGCATTATTGATGCTGATTTTAATTAGAATGAGCCTTGGTTTATTTCTTATAGGCTTTTTACTGAATATTTTCTTCTCTCCTCTAATTGCCTTTATTGCTTTGATTATCGCTATTGCTGTGTATCAAATATTTCCTAAAAAATTAAATGAACAATATCATAAAATTGAAAGTCATTTTTTGAAGAATCTGAATGATCGCGAAAATAAAAAAATCGACAGACGATATGCCAATTTAATGCCTTGGGACGGTCACATGTCTTTTTTTGATATTGGAAAAGAATCAAACTTAGCGGGTAAAACCTTAGCCGAATTGCGCATTAGGGAACTAATGGGAATTAATATTGCTTATATAAAACGAGGTGATGTTACGATTCCGATTCCAACTAAAAACGAACGCTTGTTTCCCGGTGATGAGATTTGTGTAATTGGTACGGATGCCCAGGTTACCGAATTCAACAAATACCTGAATCAAAATGAAATAGAAGCACCAAAAGCAGTAGAAGAATCTGATATTGTACTGAGACAATTAGAAATTTCTCATGAAGAATTTACGAAAAAAAGTATTGGTCAATTTAGAGGAAAAACCGGCGGGCTTGTCGTTGGACTTGAAAGAAATGGTAATCGTATCTTAAATCCTGAATCGCATTTGATTTTAGAAAAAAATGATATTATTTGGGTTGTTGGCGATAAAAAACAAATGGCGGATACTTTAAGGTTCTAA
- a CDS encoding peroxiredoxin encodes MSTLRLGDTAPDFHAETTEGPVKFHEWLGDSWGVLFSHPSDFTPVCTTELGTVANYLPEFTKRNTKVIALSVDGLESHLEWIKDINETQNTTVNFPIIADEDKKIATLYDMLHPNASDKFTVRSVFVIGADKKIKLTLTYPASTGRNFDELLRVIDSLQLTANYSVATPANWKDGEDVVIVPAILDSDIPAKFPKGHTPIKPYLRMTPQPNK; translated from the coding sequence ATGTCAACATTAAGATTAGGTGATACAGCTCCGGATTTTCATGCAGAAACCACCGAAGGACCAGTCAAATTTCATGAATGGTTAGGAGATTCATGGGGCGTTTTATTCTCACATCCATCAGATTTCACTCCCGTTTGTACAACTGAATTGGGAACGGTTGCCAATTATCTTCCGGAATTTACCAAAAGAAATACGAAGGTTATTGCTTTAAGCGTTGATGGTCTGGAGTCGCATTTAGAGTGGATTAAAGATATTAACGAAACTCAAAATACGACAGTTAATTTCCCGATAATTGCCGATGAAGATAAAAAAATAGCAACTTTATACGATATGTTACACCCAAATGCAAGCGATAAATTTACAGTTCGTTCTGTGTTTGTGATTGGTGCCGATAAAAAAATCAAACTTACATTGACTTATCCGGCTTCAACAGGAAGAAATTTTGACGAATTGCTTCGTGTTATTGATAGTTTACAATTGACAGCAAATTATAGTGTAGCCACTCCGGCAAACTGGAAAGATGGTGAAGATGTAGTGATTGTTCCAGCGATCTTGGATAGTGATATTCCAGCGAAATTCCCAAAAGGACATACACCAATAAAACCTTATTTACGCATGACACCGCAACCGAATAAGTAG
- a CDS encoding AEC family transporter: MNNFIIIFFFLFLGLLLQNVKRFPTHIYKTINKIVIYVCLPAITLYHIPKIKWSSELLFPIGAGWISFFLAFVFFHFLGRRLGWSNKLIGCLVLTTGLSNSSFLGYPIVEALFGKKGLETAVLVDQPGTFVVVSTLGVFVAAFYSKGSPDFKSIAKKIILFPPFITFIVSCLLNVFNYDLDSNIQPFLLKLGSLVTPLALFSVGLQLTFDRKSRHWKFLQLGLFFRLIVTPLIIFILYVFIFNQHSEAIKITIIEIAMAPMITGAILASTYGLKPRLSSMMIGFGIPISFVTLAIWYFVVRFI, encoded by the coding sequence ATGAACAACTTTATTATAATATTCTTCTTTTTGTTTTTAGGATTGCTTTTGCAAAATGTAAAGCGGTTTCCAACTCATATCTATAAAACAATCAATAAAATTGTTATTTATGTCTGTCTGCCCGCCATAACTTTATACCATATTCCGAAAATAAAATGGAGCAGCGAATTGTTGTTCCCGATAGGAGCTGGCTGGATTAGTTTTTTTCTGGCATTTGTGTTTTTTCATTTTCTGGGGCGACGATTGGGCTGGTCAAATAAACTAATTGGCTGTTTGGTCTTAACTACAGGATTAAGTAATTCGTCGTTTCTTGGCTACCCAATTGTTGAGGCTTTGTTTGGGAAAAAAGGTTTAGAAACTGCCGTACTTGTAGATCAGCCTGGAACCTTTGTTGTGGTTTCGACTCTGGGTGTTTTTGTTGCAGCTTTTTACTCAAAAGGAAGTCCTGATTTTAAAAGTATCGCCAAGAAGATAATTCTATTTCCGCCATTTATTACCTTTATTGTTTCTTGTTTATTAAATGTTTTTAACTACGATTTAGATTCAAATATTCAGCCTTTTTTATTAAAACTGGGAAGTTTAGTTACCCCTTTGGCTTTATTCTCGGTCGGATTACAGCTGACTTTTGATCGAAAAAGCAGGCATTGGAAATTCTTGCAGCTCGGACTTTTCTTCCGTCTTATTGTAACGCCGTTAATCATTTTTATTTTATATGTGTTTATTTTTAACCAGCATTCTGAGGCCATAAAAATTACGATTATAGAAATTGCAATGGCGCCAATGATTACGGGCGCAATTCTGGCTTCGACTTATGGTTTAAAACCAAGATTAAGCAGTATGATGATTGGTTTCGGAATTCCTATTTCGTTTGTAACCCTTGCCATTTGGTACTTTGTTGTGCGTTTTATTTAA
- a CDS encoding Crp/Fnr family transcriptional regulator: MQQIRDNFERMAKLSDDDWNTFSSKLIRREFSKKKPILETGHVENYLSFIEKGLVRYYIPREDNDLTFAFVFDREFTSGYDSFITRQPANYTIEALADTVLWCISYNDLQDIYAETKIGNTIGRLASEGLFLQKSKRELSLLNDSAEQRYRNLFTEQPQLIQKIPQKYLASYIGITPQALSRIRKRIY, from the coding sequence ATGCAGCAAATAAGAGACAATTTTGAGCGAATGGCAAAACTTTCTGATGATGATTGGAATACTTTTTCGTCAAAGCTTATACGCCGGGAATTTTCAAAGAAAAAGCCTATACTTGAAACAGGTCATGTCGAAAATTACCTCTCGTTTATAGAAAAAGGATTGGTAAGATATTATATTCCTCGTGAAGATAATGATCTCACTTTTGCTTTTGTATTTGATCGTGAATTTACAAGCGGTTATGATTCATTTATTACAAGACAACCCGCAAATTACACTATTGAAGCTCTTGCTGATACTGTACTTTGGTGTATATCTTATAATGACCTGCAGGATATTTATGCCGAAACAAAAATTGGCAATACCATTGGGCGTCTTGCAAGCGAAGGATTATTTCTTCAAAAATCAAAGAGAGAACTTTCGCTGCTTAACGATTCTGCAGAACAGCGGTATCGCAATTTGTTTACAGAACAGCCGCAGCTCATTCAAAAAATCCCTCAAAAATATCTGGCATCTTATATTGGTATTACACCGCAGGCATTGAGCAGGATAAGAAAACGAATTTATTAA
- a CDS encoding Rrf2 family transcriptional regulator, with product MLSGKFAITIHILTLLNKFPNDYLSSEYIAGSINLNPVLVRKEIANLKAHHIVESKEGKNGGTKLAVDSSKLTLKEIFEMTFETINLGYAKNQPNPDCPVGKKINQNLDALYADMNQKVNAQLEGISLEDFSNQF from the coding sequence ATGCTTTCAGGTAAATTTGCTATAACAATTCACATTCTTACTTTGCTCAATAAATTCCCGAATGATTATTTATCATCGGAATATATTGCGGGAAGTATTAATTTAAATCCTGTTTTGGTTCGAAAAGAAATTGCAAACCTAAAAGCCCATCATATTGTAGAAAGTAAAGAAGGAAAAAATGGCGGAACAAAACTGGCTGTAGATTCATCAAAACTGACTTTGAAAGAAATTTTTGAAATGACTTTTGAAACCATCAATCTGGGTTACGCAAAAAATCAACCCAATCCGGATTGTCCTGTGGGGAAAAAAATCAATCAGAATCTGGATGCTTTGTATGCCGACATGAATCAAAAAGTAAACGCTCAATTGGAAGGAATTTCTTTAGAAGATTTTTCGAACCAATTTTAA
- a CDS encoding NAD(P)H-binding protein, which yields MKIAIIGATGFVGSAILNELANRNHDITAIARNPKDTANVTWKSADIFNVNELAETLKGNDIVISAYNSGWTNPNIYDDFIAGSKAIQEAVKKSGVKRFITIGGAGSLFVAPGLQAVDTPDFPKEFYAGATAARDYLNILKEEKDLDWAFFSPAFEMHHGITTGRTGKYRLGLENPVFNDEQRSILSVEDLAVVIADETETPKHHQVRFTAAY from the coding sequence ATGAAAATCGCAATTATTGGAGCAACAGGATTTGTAGGCTCAGCAATCTTAAACGAATTAGCAAACAGAAATCACGACATTACTGCTATTGCAAGAAACCCAAAAGACACCGCTAACGTTACCTGGAAAAGTGCTGATATTTTTAATGTAAATGAATTGGCAGAAACTTTAAAAGGAAACGACATCGTTATCAGCGCGTACAATTCAGGGTGGACAAACCCTAATATTTACGATGATTTTATTGCAGGATCAAAAGCAATTCAGGAAGCGGTAAAAAAATCAGGCGTAAAACGTTTTATTACAATTGGCGGTGCAGGAAGTTTGTTTGTAGCTCCGGGTTTACAAGCCGTTGATACTCCAGATTTTCCAAAAGAATTTTATGCCGGTGCAACCGCAGCAAGAGATTATTTAAATATCTTAAAAGAAGAAAAAGATTTAGACTGGGCATTTTTTAGCCCCGCTTTCGAAATGCACCACGGCATTACAACCGGAAGAACAGGAAAATACCGTTTAGGTTTAGAAAATCCCGTTTTTAACGACGAACAAAGAAGTATTTTATCTGTAGAAGATTTAGCAGTCGTAATCGCTGACGAAACCGAAACACCAAAACACCATCAGGTTCGATTTACTGCGGCTTATTAA